Proteins from a genomic interval of Poecile atricapillus isolate bPoeAtr1 chromosome 1, bPoeAtr1.hap1, whole genome shotgun sequence:
- the LOC131583446 gene encoding LOW QUALITY PROTEIN: matrix metalloproteinase-27-like (The sequence of the model RefSeq protein was modified relative to this genomic sequence to represent the inferred CDS: inserted 2 bases in 1 codon): MKALPLWLVTCTAVSSALSIHPETDNEDDAKLVQNYLNKFYAVDPDPNQLGWKINAESTDAKLQKMQQFFGLKVTGKLDNETLEMMKKPRCGVPDVGFYGFTLPGWKKNKLTYRIVNYTPDMSKENVDKAIEKAFKVWSAVTPLVXHSHKGIADIMIAFGTKVHGHCPRYFDGPLGVLAHAFPPGNGLGGDVHFDEDEDWTTGSAGFNLFLVAAHEFGHALGLSHSNDQRALMFPNYAYISPSEFPLSPDDISAIQSIYGSLPSNPDKRPATPTSPKICGSQMSFDAITTFRQEIIFLKGRHLWRVYPDNSEAERELISAFWPNLTPGIEAAYENTKDQILVFKGNKFWVISGYQVLVGYPKNINTLGFPKGVKKVDAAVCNKNTGKTDFFIGDKYWRFDENSQTMEKGYPRLTVAEFPGITQRVDAVFQQKGLFYFFHGSKQWEFDPIAKQVIREMRSNSWFNC; this comes from the exons ATGAAGGCTCTTCCACTTTGGCTTGTAACATGCACAGCTGTTTCGAGCGCTCTTTCCATCCACCCAGAGACAGACAATGAAGATGATGCAAAGCTTGTACAG aACTATTTGAATAAATTCTATGCTGTTGACCCAGATCCAAATCAACTTGGATGGAAAATAAACGCTGAATCCACAGATGcaaaacttcagaaaatgcAACAATTTTTTGGTTTGAAAGTGACTGGAAAACTGGATAATGAGACATTGGAAATGATGAAGAAACCCAGGTGTGGAGTTCCTGATGTGGGTTTCTATGGCTTTACTCTGcctggatggaaaaaaaacaaactgacaTACAG AATTGTGAACTACACACCAGATATGAGCAAGGAGAATGTGGATAAAGCAATTGAGAAGGCATTTAAAGTGTGGAGTGCTGTCACCCCGCTGGT TCACTCGCATAAGGGAATAGCAGATATAATGATTGCTTTTGGGACCAAAG TTCATGGACATTGCCCTCGTTATTTTGATGGCCCCCTTGGAGTTCTTGCTCATGCCTTTCCACCTGGCAATGGTTTAGGCGGTGATGTGCACTTTGATGAGGATGAAGACTGGACCACAGGCTCAGCTG GGTTCAACTTGTTCCTTGTTGCTGCTCACGAGTTTGGCCATGCCCTGGGTCTCTCCCATTCTAATGATCAGAGGGCTCTCATGTTTCCCAATTATGCCTACATCAGCCCCAGTGAATTCCCTCTTTCTCCAGATGATATAAGTGCCATTCAGTCCATTTATG GATCCCTACCAAGCAACCCAGATAAAAGGCCAGCTACCCCTACCTCACCTAAAATCTGTGGCTCCCAGATGTCTTTTGATGCTATAACTACATTCCGACAAGAAATCATTTTTCTAAAGGGCAG GCACTTATGGCGGGTATATCCTGATAACTCAGAAGCTGAGAGAGAATTAATTTCTGCCTTCTGGCCAAATCTGACTCCTGGTATTGAAGCTGCATATGAGAACACAAAAGATCAGATCCTAGTTTTCAAAG gCAACAAATTCTGGGTTATCAGTGGATATCAGGTATTGGTTGGTTATCCAAAGAATATCAACACACTGGGCTTCCCTAAAGGTGTCAAGAAAGTTGATGCAgctgtttgtaataaaaatacagGGAAGACAGACTTTTTCATAGGTGACAAGTACTGGAG GTTTGATGAAAACAGCCAGACCATGGAGAAGGGTTATCCTAGACTGACAGTTGCTGAATTTCCAGGAATTACTCAGAGGGTTGATGctgtttttcagcagaaag GATTGTTCTACTTCTTCCATGGATCAAAACAGTGGGAGTTTGATCCTATTGCTAAACAAGTTATCAGAGAAATGAGGAGTAACAGCTGGTTTAACTGTTAG